The region ACTCTTCGTCTGCATCGAGAATACGGCCGTCCTCAACGAACGCACCCCATGTCTCGAAGCGCAGCCAGCCGCGCATCTCGGCTGCGTGTGTCGTCACGTCGAGGAAGTCAACCGAGTGTTCTGGATAGTCCGTACTCGAGTGAGCCATATCCATGTCCGAGTAGACCGTGTCGTGGCGGTCGAAAAAGTCCGCAAGCGCGTTCGCGTCGGCATCTACCGCCTCCGCGATTGCCGTCGACGCCGTCTCGAGGTCTGCGGTCTCGAGGCCGACGGCACGCAGCGCCTGTTGCGTTCGCTGGTCGAAGTGCATAGGGAGGAGTTAGAACGGGTGCAACTTTGCTGTGTGGTTTCTCGGTTCGCTGGCGGTGGCGCTCGGCCTCAGCACGTCCATTCGGACCGAACGCTTACCGGAAAGGGCACTGTAGAGCCAGTATGGCGCGCAAGCGCGACCCAGTCGAGCAAGCAGACGATCAGTCCCGAGACCTCTATGAGGTGTCGACGTGGGAGCCACGCTCGGCGCTGGACCGCCTCTCGTCGCTCATTTATTCGTTGCTTAGCTACGGGTTTCAGGGCATTGTTGTCGGCGTCGCGCTCATCATCACCCTCGTGTTGCTCATCCAGCCAGGGGTTCTCGTGCTCGAGGATCCGGTGCTTGGCATCTTTTTCGGGCTATCTGTTGTCCCCGCAGCATTGCTGGCTGGCTTCATCTGGTATACGGATATTACGTCGAACGAGCCGCTGAGTCTTCTCGTGGCGACGTTCGTGCTGTCGATTCTCTTTGCGACGTTCGCCGGCGTCGTCAACACGTATACGCAGCCGTACTTTCAGGCGATACCGTTGGTCGGACTCGTCCTCTATTTCTTCCTGATCGTCGGTCCCGTCGAAGAGGTGGTAAAGCTGCTTGCGGTCCGGATGTACGCCTACCGGAGTGACTCTTTCGACGCAGTTATTGACGGCGCAGTCTACGGCGCGGTCGCCGGACTTGGCTTCGCCGCGGTCGAAAACATGCTCTACATTTCTGCTGAAGTTGCGACGGCTGAAGCCAGTCCATTCGCGGCGGCAACTGGCATTACGACCGTCCGTGCACTGGTCGGACCCGGCCACGTCATCTTTTCGGCAATCGCCGGCTTCTATCTCGGCCTCGCGAAGTTCAATCCTGACAAGGCCGGGCCAATCGTCGTCAAGGGACTGCTCGTCGCTGCGGTCGTCCACGCGATGTACAACGTCACCGTAGGAGTTATCCCGGGCATGATTACGACATTGGTTCCGGTTAGCTTTGGACTGGCATTTATCGCCTACGTGATCCTCTATGACCTCACCGTCGGCTACTACCTCTATCGGAAGATTTCTCGCTACCGACGAACATACCGCGAGGTCAGAGACGACACCGGCGACCCACCAACCGCAGAACTCACCGAGTTCGATCCGCCAAATCGACAGCCCTGACCGCCTTCTACAGCCGTCCTACCAACAGGGACATTCATGAGAACATATATTTCACTGGGCACAAAACTGTCGGTATGGTTCTCGCTTCGGTCGTCGCATTCGTTGTTGCACTGCTCGCCGGTGGACTGGCGATCTATATCGGTGCGGCAGTTATCGTCGACGCCGACGACTACGGCCACGCGGTCGTGACGGCTCTCTTCGGCGCGATTGCGTGGGCATTCACGGCCTGGATCCCGTTCATCGGCCTGTTTATCGCCCTGTTCGCCTGGATATGGGTCATCAACTGGCGCTATCCCGGCGGTTGGGGCGCTGCCGCAGCGATTGGGATTGCGGCTTGGGTCGCTGCTCTCGTGATCCTGTTCGTGCTCAATACCGTCCTCAACCTCGGCGTTGGCGCGTTCGGCGTCCCCGGCGCCTAAACGGAATCAGCCCAACAAAAATCGCTTACTCGAATCGCGCTTCTACCAGTCGTTCGACGTACTTCGAGAGCACGTCGACCTCGAGGTGAACCGAATCACCTACGTCTTTGTCCGATAGCGTCGTCAACTCGTACGTTGTAGGAATAATAGCGACAGTCACAGTCTCCGCTGATTTGTCCAGAGCAGCGACAGTCAAACTGATCCCATCCAGCGTGATCGAGCCCTTTTCGACGACGTAGCGTGCGTACCCCTCAGGGAGGTCGAACTCGAAGAACCAGTCTTCGTCGACGGATTCGACGCCCGTCACCGTCGCCACCGCGTCGACATGGCCCTGCACGATGTGGCCGTCGAAGCGCCCATCGGCTGGCATCGCCCGCTCGAGGTTGACCGAGTCGCCGACTGCGAGCTCACCTAGATACGTCCGTTCGACGGTTTCGGTCGCCAGGAACACTTCGAACCACGAACCGTCTTCGAACTGCTCGACCGTGAGACACGCACCGCTGACACTGATGCTCTGGCCGTGTGTCAACCCCGTCGCGACTGACTCTGCACGAATTCGAAGCCTGAGGCCGTCGCTAGTCCGTTCGCGCGTCGCGATCTCGCCGGTTTCCTCGACGATTCCCGTGAACATACGCGGAGATACCAGCCCACAGCTAAAGACGTTCTGAATCCGAGACGCGTTCCAGTTCCGTGATGGGTGCAGTCGGCGGTCTTTTGGGAATCGCCACACTACCACGCAGCAATGGCCGGTCTCATCGAGACGATCAAATTTGCGGGCGTGCTCATCTTTGCACTCCCTGCTGCGCTTGCTGGCCTCGAGTTCCTGCTCGTTCGCGGGCAGACGTTCGTCGGGGTCGGATTACTTATCCTCGCGGCTGGACTCCTCGTGCTCCAGCGATATCTCACGACACCAGGTGATCTGCCGGGCGTTGCCGCAAAGCGCGCCGTCAGTTCGATCGTGGACAACCCAGAATCCGAAGAGGACGAACGCCGACCACGGGACTGATTTTCCCGGTGTCACAGACGACACCAAGTGACGAAACAGATCGGTGGTGGCTATTTGGTCGTCCGCGCTGTCGATATCTCGATGGTCGACGGCGACTCCGTACTGCAGGACGCTCGAGAGCGACTCGGAACGTCCGGACGGCGAATCGATCGGTCGGAACAGAATCGAATCAAACGCTGGATCTTGTTCGACGGGAACCGTGAACGGGTGGCCGTCGGACTGCTCGCGATCGTGTTCACCGGATTGCTCGTCCTTGGCGGTCTCTGGCCCATCGAGTATCAGGAACTGTTGAGCGAGACGACAATGGTCCAGACGGTGTTCAACACGCTTTTGAGCGGGACGATCTTGCTGGTCTCGATCGTGGTTTCGATCGCCGCCGTCGGCATTTCTCAGGAACTAACCTCACTTGGTAATCAATCCGAGCGCGTCGAGACGACAATCGAGTTTCAGGGCCAAATCGAAGACCACGGACTCGTCGAAGTGAGTCCGGCGCGACCGGGACAGTTCACCGCGGTCGTCCTCCGATCGATCAAAGACCAGGCCGACGAGTTACAGC is a window of Natronolimnobius sp. AArcel1 DNA encoding:
- a CDS encoding PrsW family intramembrane metalloprotease, with translation MARKRDPVEQADDQSRDLYEVSTWEPRSALDRLSSLIYSLLSYGFQGIVVGVALIITLVLLIQPGVLVLEDPVLGIFFGLSVVPAALLAGFIWYTDITSNEPLSLLVATFVLSILFATFAGVVNTYTQPYFQAIPLVGLVLYFFLIVGPVEEVVKLLAVRMYAYRSDSFDAVIDGAVYGAVAGLGFAAVENMLYISAEVATAEASPFAAATGITTVRALVGPGHVIFSAIAGFYLGLAKFNPDKAGPIVVKGLLVAAVVHAMYNVTVGVIPGMITTLVPVSFGLAFIAYVILYDLTVGYYLYRKISRYRRTYREVRDDTGDPPTAELTEFDPPNRQP
- a CDS encoding riboflavin synthase, encoding MFTGIVEETGEIATRERTSDGLRLRIRAESVATGLTHGQSISVSGACLTVEQFEDGSWFEVFLATETVERTYLGELAVGDSVNLERAMPADGRFDGHIVQGHVDAVATVTGVESVDEDWFFEFDLPEGYARYVVEKGSITLDGISLTVAALDKSAETVTVAIIPTTYELTTLSDKDVGDSVHLEVDVLSKYVERLVEARFE